In Sedimentibacter sp. MB31-C6, one genomic interval encodes:
- a CDS encoding IclR family transcriptional regulator: protein MRNVGRVQSIDRAISVLKCFSESRSELKLSEISEMLGLNKSTVHGIINTLKYNGLIDQDNNTQKYRLGLYLIELGDLVINSMDVRNIAYPIIDKISQKLDETVHIGILDGTEVVYVFKKESTRSIKTSTKIGFRIPAYYTADGKAMLANLDEDKLLKIIPEKIKAVTPYTITDRDKLMQDLRKIKENGFAIDNQENVVGLFCVAAPIYDYSGKAKYGLSVTGPAIRFNNEKINEAITVISEAAKEISKEIGYRGYH, encoded by the coding sequence ATGAGAAATGTTGGAAGAGTACAATCAATAGATAGAGCTATTTCTGTTTTAAAGTGCTTTTCAGAAAGTAGAAGTGAACTAAAATTGTCAGAAATTTCTGAAATGTTAGGTCTAAATAAAAGTACAGTCCATGGTATAATAAATACATTAAAATATAACGGTTTAATTGACCAGGATAATAACACTCAAAAATATAGATTAGGACTTTACTTAATAGAACTAGGTGATTTAGTTATCAATTCGATGGATGTGAGAAATATTGCATATCCAATAATTGATAAAATAAGTCAAAAACTTGATGAAACTGTTCATATTGGAATACTAGATGGGACAGAGGTTGTGTATGTATTTAAGAAGGAAAGCACCAGATCAATAAAAACATCAACTAAAATTGGATTTAGAATTCCTGCTTATTATACTGCTGACGGTAAAGCAATGCTTGCTAATTTAGATGAAGATAAGCTTTTGAAAATAATACCTGAAAAAATAAAAGCAGTAACTCCATATACTATAACTGATAGGGACAAGCTTATGCAGGATTTAAGAAAAATTAAAGAAAATGGGTTTGCTATTGACAATCAAGAAAATGTTGTTGGGTTATTTTGTGTAGCTGCACCAATTTATGATTACAGTGGTAAAGCCAAATATGGATTAAGTGTTACCGGACCCGCAATTAGATTTAATAATGAAAAAATAAATGAAGCTATAACAGTTATTAGTGAGGCAGCAAAGGAAATTTCTAAAGAAATAGGATATAGAGGATATCATTAG
- a CDS encoding hydrolase has translation MSNITKDEALNLLKEYNKDEFHLQHGETVGFVMEYFAKKLGYEEEADFWGIVGLLHDLDFEMYPEEHCVKVQEILKEKNIDEKLIRAIASHGYGLTKADIKPEHTMEKVLFAVDELTGLIGAAVLMRPSKSASDFEVKSLKKKFKSTSFAAGCSRETIKDGAEMLGWDLNYLFEQTILAMREYEKAIQS, from the coding sequence ATGAGTAATATTACAAAAGACGAAGCATTAAATTTATTAAAAGAGTATAACAAAGATGAATTCCACTTACAACATGGTGAAACAGTTGGATTTGTAATGGAATATTTTGCAAAGAAACTTGGCTATGAAGAAGAAGCAGATTTCTGGGGAATTGTAGGTTTACTTCATGATTTAGATTTTGAAATGTATCCCGAAGAGCATTGTGTAAAAGTTCAAGAAATTTTAAAAGAAAAAAACATTGACGAAAAATTAATTAGAGCAATAGCAAGTCATGGATATGGCCTAACTAAGGCTGATATAAAACCAGAACATACTATGGAAAAGGTACTATTTGCAGTAGATGAACTTACAGGACTTATTGGAGCTGCAGTATTAATGAGACCTTCGAAAAGCGCTTCTGATTTTGAAGTTAAATCTTTAAAGAAAAAATTTAAAAGTACTAGCTTTGCTGCTGGTTGCTCTAGAGAAACAATTAAAGATGGCGCTGAAATGCTAGGATGGGACTTGAATTATTTGTTTGAACAAACTATTTTAGCAATGAGAGAATATGAAAAAGCAATTCAAAGTTAA
- a CDS encoding acyltransferase: protein MISNTDKLFMKREKLYELDYMRFIACFAVMIVHITATGVTDYIHGSFPHMLMLLLNRSLKFTTPVFIFLSGVTSFYGYRNGNREFKYFDFLKKRLSKLLVAYVVWCVIYYMAYIRFGYYGFDIKFFTKSMFQGTMSYHLYFVIIITQLYILGPVFYNLIKNSKNRVMVLVISAIITALCVEYIRFELSDRIFLKYMFFYMLGIFVTLEYDKFTMWLKKNSILVIVGYIIIALAYSIVSYYDLIIYTIVWFLFSTVSVFFVYYIGLILKDWLKNIYSFIKLFGQSSYYIYLMHPLILTIMTIYTTNKGILSVTTRILIYFATVIPVTVAMSLIYVAIKNKLKKRKKVPVTSH, encoded by the coding sequence ATGATTTCAAATACAGACAAGCTTTTTATGAAAAGAGAAAAATTATATGAGCTTGATTACATGCGGTTTATTGCATGTTTTGCTGTTATGATAGTTCATATTACTGCTACAGGTGTTACGGATTATATACATGGTAGTTTTCCTCACATGTTGATGTTACTATTAAATAGAAGTTTAAAATTCACTACTCCAGTTTTTATATTCCTAAGTGGTGTGACAAGCTTTTATGGATACAGGAATGGCAATAGAGAATTTAAATATTTTGATTTTTTAAAGAAAAGATTATCTAAACTTCTTGTAGCATATGTAGTATGGTGTGTAATTTATTATATGGCATATATAAGATTTGGATATTATGGTTTTGATATAAAGTTTTTTACCAAGAGTATGTTTCAAGGTACTATGTCTTATCATCTTTATTTTGTAATAATCATTACGCAACTTTATATATTAGGTCCAGTATTTTATAACTTAATAAAAAATTCTAAAAATAGGGTTATGGTATTAGTTATATCAGCTATAATTACTGCTTTGTGTGTTGAATATATAAGATTTGAGTTATCAGATAGAATATTTTTAAAATATATGTTCTTTTATATGTTAGGAATTTTTGTAACTCTTGAATATGATAAGTTTACTATGTGGTTAAAAAAGAATAGTATTTTAGTAATAGTTGGATATATTATTATTGCTTTAGCTTATTCAATAGTATCTTATTATGATTTGATAATATATACTATTGTGTGGTTTTTATTCTCTACAGTATCAGTGTTTTTCGTTTATTATATTGGTTTAATTTTAAAGGATTGGCTAAAAAATATTTACAGTTTTATTAAATTGTTTGGTCAAAGTTCTTACTATATTTATCTGATGCATCCACTAATATTAACTATAATGACAATTTACACTACAAATAAGGGGATTCTATCTGTTACAACTAGAATATTAATATACTTTGCAACAGTAATTCCAGTGACAGTTGCTATGAGTCTTATTTATGTAGCCATAAAGAATAAGCTGAAAAAAAGAAAGAAAGTACCAGTTACTTCTCATTAA
- a CDS encoding helix-turn-helix domain-containing protein: MSVKEAVISRIDELCLEKGLAVNKLANLSGITPSTVYSVFDLDRKDVGIVLIKKICDGLEISLKDFFCSEIFDGLDQELI; this comes from the coding sequence ATGAGTGTAAAAGAAGCTGTCATAAGTAGAATTGATGAACTTTGTCTAGAAAAAGGGCTGGCAGTGAACAAACTTGCTAATTTATCAGGGATTACACCATCTACTGTTTATAGTGTTTTTGATTTAGATAGAAAAGATGTAGGAATTGTTCTCATCAAGAAAATATGCGATGGGTTAGAAATCTCACTTAAGGATTTTTTCTGTTCAGAAATATTTGATGGTTTAGATCAAGAACTTATATAA
- a CDS encoding DUF2508 family protein produces the protein MSDVNNKKLCFRDLVNEVVSQKKEEPKDNIYINIEKARKEWEEAKNIFENVSEPELVDYAIYNVVAAEKKFTYLLKQIKNDNTN, from the coding sequence ATGAGTGATGTAAATAATAAAAAATTATGTTTTAGGGATTTAGTTAATGAAGTTGTTTCACAAAAAAAAGAAGAGCCTAAAGATAATATATATATTAATATAGAAAAGGCTAGAAAAGAATGGGAAGAGGCAAAAAATATTTTTGAAAATGTATCTGAACCTGAATTAGTTGATTATGCAATTTATAATGTAGTTGCAGCAGAGAAGAAATTTACATATTTATTAAAACAAATAAAAAATGATAATACAAATTAA
- the recR gene encoding recombination mediator RecR — protein MEQYTQPITKLIEEFSKLPGIGRKSAQRLAFHILDMKGNDVVELAKAIVNAKKLTKHCKTCGNMSESDICNICSNIKRDQSTICVVEDVRDIAAMERTKEYNGVYHVLHGTISPLDGIGPDDINIKNLISRLNEDISEVILATNPTIEGEATAVYISRLIKPIGIKVTRIAHGIPVGGDIEYADEITLMRALEGRREF, from the coding sequence ATGGAACAATATACTCAACCAATAACTAAGCTAATAGAAGAATTTTCGAAGCTTCCTGGAATTGGAAGGAAATCAGCTCAGAGGTTAGCATTTCATATATTGGATATGAAGGGAAACGACGTAGTTGAATTGGCTAAAGCCATTGTAAATGCAAAAAAACTTACCAAGCACTGTAAGACATGTGGAAATATGTCAGAAAGTGATATTTGCAATATTTGTAGTAATATTAAAAGGGATCAATCTACTATTTGTGTTGTAGAAGATGTTAGAGATATTGCTGCTATGGAGCGTACCAAAGAGTATAATGGTGTTTATCATGTACTTCATGGAACTATATCACCACTTGACGGTATTGGTCCAGATGATATTAATATTAAAAATTTAATTAGCAGACTCAATGAAGATATTTCTGAAGTAATACTTGCAACTAACCCTACAATCGAAGGAGAAGCAACTGCAGTATATATTTCACGACTAATAAAACCGATAGGAATTAAAGTAACTCGTATAGCTCATGGTATACCTGTTGGAGGAGATATTGAGTATGCAGATGAAATTACACTGATGCGTGCTTTAGAAGGTAGACGTGAATTTTAA
- a CDS encoding YbaB/EbfC family nucleoid-associated protein — MGKGRRMPMGMPGGGNMNNMMKQVQKMQKQMEEMQSELEQKEVEASSGGGAVTVKVTGKKSLLEVKIDPEVVDKDDVEMLEDMIVAAINEAFRKADEMMDSEMKKVTGGVNIPGLF; from the coding sequence ATGGGTAAAGGTAGAAGAATGCCAATGGGTATGCCAGGTGGCGGAAATATGAACAATATGATGAAACAGGTTCAAAAAATGCAGAAACAAATGGAAGAAATGCAAAGCGAACTTGAACAGAAAGAAGTAGAAGCTTCTTCAGGTGGTGGAGCAGTAACTGTTAAAGTAACAGGTAAAAAATCGCTTTTAGAAGTTAAAATAGATCCTGAGGTTGTAGACAAAGATGATGTAGAAATGCTTGAGGATATGATAGTTGCTGCTATTAATGAAGCTTTTAGAAAAGCTGATGAAATGATGGATAGTGAAATGAAAAAAGTAACTGGCGGAGTAAATATTCCAGGGTTATTCTAA
- the dnaX gene encoding DNA polymerase III subunit gamma/tau, giving the protein MSHQAIYRKFRPRIFDDVLGQEHVTKTLKNQIMTDNIAHAYLFSGIRGTGKTSTAKIFSRAVNCLNNEKGNPCNECEVCRSILDETNMDVIEMDAASNNGVDDIRELRDKVKFLPVSSRYKVYIIDEVHMLSKGAFNALLKTLEEPPEHLLFILATTEPHKIPATILSRCQRFDLKRIKSSVIVENMKNICKEINVDYEEKALKLIAANSEGAMRDALSILDRCVSFNEDKIDYDTVINLLGTVNYQVIIEVARAIMKKDVENTMVLVDDILNSGKELIYFLDELIIFFRNMLIIKTTESTDNLIRIPEDTALELKAESQKLSIDEIVYYIEELSSTQVECKRALNPKILLETRLIKMLKSVNYIDINDLLMRIEKLEMGVKNGSQSFVREEITHTPKQKQKTTTVKRKEEQPLKSNKESLKSVKKVSENKDDESIYNAIINGWQIILKKIRSENAGLQAIIRESKLIEVINSKAVFEFDPKFTFHINAANQPKNKLKFKEVLSDFLNVECEVEFILKTSEKNNKPKQTIEDIYEDLKNEFGEDKVEFNQED; this is encoded by the coding sequence ATGTCTCATCAAGCTATATACAGGAAATTTCGTCCTAGAATATTTGATGACGTTTTAGGTCAGGAACATGTTACTAAAACATTAAAAAATCAGATAATGACAGATAATATTGCCCATGCCTACTTATTTAGCGGAATAAGGGGCACAGGAAAAACATCAACTGCCAAAATTTTTTCTAGAGCGGTAAATTGTCTTAATAATGAAAAAGGAAACCCATGTAACGAATGCGAAGTTTGCAGAAGCATACTTGATGAAACCAACATGGATGTAATAGAAATGGATGCTGCTTCAAATAATGGTGTTGATGATATTAGGGAGTTAAGAGATAAGGTTAAATTTCTTCCTGTTAGTAGTCGATATAAAGTATATATAATAGATGAAGTACATATGCTGTCAAAAGGTGCATTTAATGCTTTACTAAAAACCTTAGAGGAACCACCAGAGCATTTGCTATTTATATTAGCAACAACAGAGCCACATAAAATACCTGCGACAATTTTGTCACGATGTCAGAGATTCGACTTAAAAAGAATTAAATCATCTGTAATTGTAGAAAATATGAAAAACATATGCAAAGAAATTAATGTTGATTATGAAGAAAAAGCATTAAAGCTTATAGCCGCTAATTCAGAAGGAGCTATGAGAGATGCTTTAAGTATATTAGATAGATGTGTGTCTTTCAATGAGGATAAAATTGATTATGATACTGTGATAAACTTACTTGGTACAGTAAATTATCAAGTAATTATAGAAGTCGCCAGGGCAATAATGAAAAAAGATGTCGAAAACACTATGGTTTTAGTTGATGATATATTAAATAGTGGAAAAGAGTTAATTTATTTTTTAGATGAATTAATAATTTTTTTTAGAAATATGCTTATTATTAAAACAACTGAATCCACAGATAATTTAATAAGAATACCAGAGGATACTGCACTTGAGTTAAAAGCTGAAAGTCAAAAATTATCAATAGATGAAATTGTATATTATATTGAGGAATTATCATCAACACAAGTTGAATGTAAAAGGGCACTAAATCCTAAAATATTATTAGAAACAAGACTAATAAAAATGCTTAAATCAGTTAATTATATTGATATTAATGATTTGTTAATGAGGATTGAAAAGCTTGAAATGGGAGTTAAAAATGGAAGTCAATCTTTCGTACGTGAGGAGATAACTCATACTCCTAAACAAAAACAAAAAACAACTACAGTGAAAAGAAAAGAAGAACAACCTTTAAAAAGCAATAAGGAATCTTTAAAATCAGTTAAAAAAGTAAGTGAAAATAAAGACGATGAATCAATATACAATGCTATTATAAATGGATGGCAAATAATTCTAAAGAAAATCAGAAGTGAAAATGCAGGACTTCAAGCTATTATAAGAGAATCTAAATTAATAGAAGTTATAAATAGTAAAGCAGTATTTGAATTTGATCCAAAATTCACATTTCATATAAATGCAGCTAACCAACCTAAAAACAAATTGAAGTTTAAGGAGGTTTTAAGTGATTTTTTAAATGTTGAATGTGAAGTAGAATTTATATTAAAAACATCTGAAAAAAACAATAAGCCTAAACAAACCATAGAAGATATATATGAAGATTTAAAAAATGAATTTGGTGAAGACAAAGTAGAATTTAATCAGGAGGATTAG
- a CDS encoding AIR synthase related protein has product MEITQIRDLTVINIDKDRYLGVACDSCGAIGYKEQDIVKASPQLTAYHTAKVVFAELMSMGFKPILLSNGLAVEMNDTGKHLIEGFNEAISKLRTSNVHLTGSTEENIITVQTSMGITCIGICQKNKLKYKKTNKNDFCVLIGLPLVGNEVVNNPESVMDIEDYESLYLCNFIKEILPIGSRGTNSELMDMCKYNNLNFKYYDKLSTDLNKTGGPSCCCLVSIDKNDIKKIKSLTDKPFEILGEFY; this is encoded by the coding sequence ATGGAAATAACACAGATAAGGGATTTAACAGTAATTAACATTGACAAAGACAGGTATTTAGGTGTCGCTTGTGATTCATGTGGCGCAATTGGTTATAAGGAGCAGGATATAGTAAAGGCTTCTCCTCAACTTACAGCATATCACACAGCAAAAGTAGTATTTGCTGAACTTATGAGCATGGGATTCAAACCAATTCTTTTGTCAAATGGCCTTGCAGTTGAAATGAACGATACAGGAAAGCATCTGATAGAAGGATTTAACGAAGCTATTTCTAAACTCAGAACTTCAAATGTTCATTTAACAGGAAGTACTGAAGAAAATATAATAACTGTACAAACTTCTATGGGCATAACTTGTATTGGAATATGCCAAAAAAATAAATTAAAATATAAAAAAACAAATAAAAATGATTTTTGTGTTCTAATTGGGTTGCCTTTAGTAGGAAATGAAGTCGTTAATAATCCGGAAAGTGTAATGGATATAGAAGATTACGAAAGCTTATATCTTTGCAATTTCATTAAAGAAATATTACCTATAGGTTCAAGGGGAACAAATTCTGAATTAATGGATATGTGTAAATACAACAACTTAAATTTTAAGTATTATGATAAATTATCTACGGATTTAAATAAAACAGGAGGACCATCTTGTTGCTGTTTAGTATCTATAGATAAAAATGATATTAAAAAAATAAAAAGCTTAACTGATAAGCCTTTTGAAATATTAGGAGAATTTTATTAA
- the rpmE gene encoding 50S ribosomal protein L31 translates to MKKGIHPDYKTVTVKCACGNTFETGSVMDEIKVEICSECHPFFTGKQKFIDKGGRVDRFKKKYGM, encoded by the coding sequence ATGAAAAAAGGAATACATCCTGATTATAAAACAGTAACAGTTAAATGTGCATGTGGAAATACTTTTGAAACCGGTTCAGTAATGGACGAAATCAAAGTTGAAATATGTTCAGAGTGTCATCCATTCTTTACAGGTAAACAAAAGTTTATCGATAAAGGCGGAAGAGTTGACAGATTTAAGAAAAAATACGGCATGTAA
- the rho gene encoding transcription termination factor Rho, producing MDKTELSNLKVSELKELAKSKGIHNAYKYKKEELLLKLKNIIYEDTNKSEYDKDLINDVNSEKKVVKEGNEKVKFVEKAKKLKDFENEQKQVSRKNNQKKDLPEKIIEEIESSEEVVNVEGVLETHSDGYGFLRIHNYLTSDEDVYISPSQIRRFHLKTGDKVTGITRPPKQSEKFRALLYVNKVNDENPEHARNRKDFESLIPIYPNNRIKLEKSPIEITMRIIDLIAPIGKGQRGMIVAPPKAGKTTILKNIANSIAENYPDIEIIMLLIDERPEEVTDMKRSVKGDVIYSTFDELPKNHIKVAEMVLDRAKRLVEQGKDVVILLDSITRLARAYNLTITPTGRTLSGGLDPGALYGPKRFFGAARNIENGGSLTILASALVETGSRMDDLIFEEFKGTGNMEIHLDRKLSEKRVFPAIDINKSGTRREELLLNPNEMQTIWQLRKVLSNFSVADVTERIIDGLIKTKTNDEFIEQSSSTLLNIDKMKSDFL from the coding sequence ATGGATAAAACCGAATTATCCAATTTAAAGGTTTCTGAGCTTAAGGAGCTAGCGAAATCAAAAGGAATTCATAATGCTTATAAATATAAAAAAGAAGAATTATTACTAAAATTGAAAAATATTATTTATGAAGATACCAATAAATCTGAATATGATAAAGATTTAATTAACGATGTTAATAGTGAAAAGAAAGTAGTAAAAGAAGGAAATGAAAAGGTAAAGTTTGTTGAAAAAGCTAAGAAATTAAAAGATTTTGAAAATGAACAAAAGCAGGTTTCAAGGAAAAATAATCAAAAAAAAGATTTACCAGAAAAAATTATTGAAGAAATAGAATCTAGTGAGGAAGTTGTAAATGTAGAAGGTGTTTTGGAAACACATTCTGATGGGTATGGTTTTTTAAGAATACATAATTATTTAACCAGCGATGAAGATGTATATATTTCCCCCTCTCAAATTAGAAGATTTCATTTAAAAACTGGAGACAAAGTTACTGGTATTACAAGACCTCCAAAACAAAGTGAAAAATTTAGAGCTCTATTATATGTTAATAAAGTCAATGATGAAAATCCTGAGCATGCCAGAAATAGAAAAGATTTCGAATCACTCATTCCAATATATCCTAATAATAGAATCAAACTGGAAAAGTCACCAATAGAAATCACAATGAGAATAATAGATTTGATTGCACCAATAGGAAAAGGGCAAAGAGGTATGATTGTTGCGCCACCAAAGGCAGGTAAAACAACAATATTGAAAAATATAGCAAATAGTATAGCTGAAAATTATCCAGATATAGAAATAATAATGCTATTAATAGATGAACGACCGGAAGAAGTAACAGACATGAAAAGAAGTGTTAAGGGAGATGTTATTTATTCAACATTTGACGAGTTACCTAAAAATCATATTAAAGTTGCTGAAATGGTTTTGGATAGAGCAAAAAGACTCGTTGAACAAGGTAAAGATGTTGTGATTTTACTAGATAGTATAACAAGGTTAGCAAGAGCTTATAACCTTACTATAACTCCTACCGGAAGAACTTTATCAGGAGGATTGGATCCAGGAGCATTATATGGACCGAAAAGGTTTTTTGGTGCAGCTAGAAATATTGAAAATGGTGGTAGTTTGACAATACTTGCTAGCGCTCTTGTTGAAACAGGAAGTCGTATGGATGATTTGATTTTTGAAGAGTTTAAAGGTACTGGAAATATGGAGATACATCTTGATAGAAAACTTTCTGAAAAAAGGGTATTTCCTGCAATTGATATTAACAAATCAGGCACAAGAAGAGAAGAACTATTGTTAAATCCAAATGAGATGCAGACAATTTGGCAGTTAAGAAAAGTATTGAGTAATTTTTCAGTTGCAGATGTAACAGAAAGAATTATAGATGGGTTAATAAAAACTAAAACAAATGATGAATTTATTGAACAATCATCATCAACATTGTTGAATATAGATAAAATGAAAAGCGATTTTCTATAA
- a CDS encoding (2Fe-2S) ferredoxin domain-containing protein has protein sequence MVELSICVGSACHLKGSYEVIEIFKKCVRDRNLFNEVEIKGAFCLGRCTEAVSVMFNDKIYSVNPETAESFFNDIIIKSMRNLT, from the coding sequence ATGGTCGAATTAAGCATTTGCGTGGGAAGCGCATGTCATTTAAAAGGTTCTTATGAAGTTATAGAAATATTTAAGAAGTGCGTAAGAGATAGAAATTTATTTAACGAAGTGGAAATCAAAGGAGCATTCTGTCTTGGTCGCTGCACAGAGGCAGTTTCTGTTATGTTCAATGATAAAATTTATTCTGTTAATCCAGAAACAGCTGAAAGCTTTTTCAATGATATTATTATTAAAAGTATGAGGAATTTAACATGA
- a CDS encoding [Fe-Fe] hydrogenase large subunit C-terminal domain-containing protein, with amino-acid sequence MRILDFYPTNCKNCYKCVRNCSVKAIKMINDQAQIVEEKCIACGKCVLVCPQNARNIHSDLDNVLNAFNNGKKIIVSIAPSYIGVYEEPYKLISALKYLGVHLIEETAIGAEHVSNLYKEYLEKTNLENAITTCCPSANMMVQAYYPELIKYLIPLDSPMIFHSKMIRKRHGNDVYIVFLGPCIAKKCEAYKYQISGIIDAVISFEELDKWFESKNIDISSFEETHPDLEGNFVGKKYPLHQGVLSGMNDVLLENNFTPISVSGTDDLIGVFESMSKGDLNNVCIEANTCIGGCIGGPAVPKKSKNVYVRKTNAKIKIEPSKKHKYKNYTSEEKNLNYTRNFRNKEYILPPYTEDEIRKILEKSGKHSEADELNCGACGYDTCREKAISVIEGLSHPQMCMPYMRSEAEKISNIYFKYSPSVIIIVDLDLKILDLNPLGEEVFKTKINNIRGNHVSSIIPYNDFKIVLSTEENIIGKKLSLDNYGVIMNESIIYLPKNKILFCILNDITTDEFKKEQIISMKLNTLETADRVIEKQMRVAQEIAGLLGETTAETKAALLKLKKVVLEESED; translated from the coding sequence ATGAGAATACTAGATTTTTATCCTACTAATTGCAAAAATTGTTATAAATGTGTAAGAAATTGTTCTGTTAAGGCTATTAAAATGATTAATGACCAAGCCCAAATCGTTGAAGAAAAATGTATTGCTTGTGGAAAATGTGTTTTGGTATGCCCTCAAAACGCAAGAAATATTCATAGTGACTTGGATAATGTTTTAAATGCCTTTAATAATGGAAAAAAAATCATTGTATCTATTGCACCGTCATATATTGGTGTTTACGAAGAACCATATAAACTTATATCTGCTTTAAAATATTTAGGTGTTCATTTAATAGAAGAAACAGCAATTGGTGCTGAACATGTATCAAATCTTTATAAGGAATACTTAGAAAAAACTAATTTAGAAAATGCTATAACAACTTGCTGCCCTTCAGCTAATATGATGGTACAAGCATATTACCCAGAACTTATTAAATATTTAATACCATTAGACTCTCCTATGATTTTTCATAGTAAAATGATTCGAAAACGTCACGGAAATGATGTGTATATAGTTTTTTTAGGTCCTTGTATTGCTAAAAAATGCGAAGCTTATAAATACCAAATTTCCGGAATTATAGATGCTGTAATTTCCTTTGAGGAACTCGATAAATGGTTTGAGTCCAAAAATATTGATATTTCTTCTTTTGAAGAAACTCATCCCGACCTTGAAGGTAACTTCGTCGGTAAAAAATATCCCTTACATCAAGGTGTGTTGTCAGGTATGAATGATGTATTGCTTGAAAATAATTTTACTCCAATATCTGTGTCAGGAACAGATGATTTGATAGGGGTATTTGAATCTATGTCTAAGGGAGACTTGAACAATGTATGCATTGAAGCTAATACCTGTATAGGTGGATGTATCGGAGGACCAGCCGTCCCCAAAAAAAGTAAAAATGTTTATGTAAGAAAAACTAATGCTAAAATTAAAATTGAACCTTCAAAAAAACATAAATATAAAAACTATACCTCTGAAGAAAAAAATTTAAATTACACTAGAAATTTCAGAAACAAAGAATATATACTCCCTCCATATACTGAAGATGAAATAAGAAAGATTTTAGAAAAATCGGGAAAACATTCAGAGGCTGATGAACTAAATTGTGGCGCATGTGGATATGATACATGTAGAGAAAAAGCTATATCAGTAATAGAAGGTCTATCACACCCTCAAATGTGTATGCCTTACATGAGAAGTGAGGCAGAAAAAATATCAAATATATATTTCAAATATTCACCAAGTGTAATAATTATTGTAGATTTAGATTTGAAAATACTAGATTTAAACCCTTTAGGCGAAGAAGTCTTTAAAACTAAAATTAATAATATACGAGGTAATCATGTTTCATCAATAATTCCTTACAATGATTTTAAAATAGTTTTAAGTACAGAAGAAAACATTATTGGTAAAAAATTATCTCTTGATAATTATGGTGTAATTATGAATGAAAGTATTATATATCTCCCTAAAAACAAAATACTATTCTGTATATTAAACGACATTACTACTGATGAATTTAAAAAGGAACAAATTATCAGCATGAAGCTTAATACTTTAGAAACAGCTGATAGGGTAATTGAGAAACAAATGAGAGTTGCACAGGAAATCGCAGGTTTATTAGGTGAAACTACTGCTGAAACGAAGGCAGCTCTTCTCAAGCTTAAAAAAGTTGTGTTAGAGGAAAGTGAAGACTAA